A region of Phoenix dactylifera cultivar Barhee BC4 unplaced genomic scaffold, palm_55x_up_171113_PBpolish2nd_filt_p 000112F, whole genome shotgun sequence DNA encodes the following proteins:
- the LOC103723227 gene encoding probable WRKY transcription factor 51, which produces MAALMELSDATMLHSSLLLSNDSTGYDCWDFISANSTNQSVLEYSDRMAFVDEGLFEELQLPTVIAPVEVTGESSGDSTKHRAMLCGGEMKRMKLDAGCRIGFRMKSAVEILDDGFKWRKYGKKSVKNSPNPRNYYRCSSQGCSVKKRVERDPGDSNYVITTYEGVHNHISPGAASYSRCISLSS; this is translated from the exons ATGGCAGCTTTAATGGAGCTTTCAGATGCCACCATGCTCCACTCTTCTCTTCTGCTGTCAAACGACTCGACCGGCTACGATTGCTGGGATTTCATCTCGGCAAACTCCACCAACCAATCAGTGCTCGAATATTCTGATCGCATGGCGTTCGTTGATGAAGGTTTGTTTGAAGAGCTGCAGCTACCGACAGTGATTGCTCCGGTGGAAGTCACCGGGGAATCCAGTGGAGACAGCACGAAACATAGAGCGAT GCTATGTGGGGGTGAGATGAAGAGGATGAAACTGGACGCCGGGTGTAGGATTGGGTTTAGAATGAAATCCGCGGTGGAGATACTGGATGATGGGTTCAAATGGCGGAAGTATGGAAAGAAGTCGGTGAAGAACAGCCCGAATCCAAG GAATTACTACCGCTGCTCCAGCCAGGGTTGTTCCGTAAAGAAGAGAGTGGAAAGAGACCCTGGAGATTCAAACTATGTGATCACGACGTACGAGGGAGTACATAACCACATTAGCCCTGGTGCTGCATCTTACAGTCggtgcatctctctctcttcttga